Part of the Pseudomonadota bacterium genome is shown below.
GAGCTTGCGCCTGTGTGAGGTAGCTGTCGTGCGTCAGCATGCAGCCTTTCGGAGTGCCCCCCGTGCCCGACGAGTACACGATGCAGGCAGTGTCGCGCCGCCCGCGCTCTACGTACCGGAAATCCGTCGCGACCTTATCTTCCCAGCGGCCGGCGCCGGCCAGGTCTGCCATCGCGGGCGCCTCGCTCACCGTGATCACAAGGCCCTGAAACGGCGTCCGACCGGCTTGGGCCAGGGAACGCCACAGGGGGTACTCGGTGATGAGCGCCTTCGGCTTGGCGTGCGCCAGCAGAGCCAGCTGCTCGGCGGCTGTCAGCTTGTAGTCCAGCGGCACCAGCACAGCGCCGGCCCACAGGGCGCCCAGTCCTGCGATTACCCACTTGCTCTGATTCGACATGACGATCGCGCAGCGGTCACCCGGCGAAAAGCCCGCTGCCTGCAGCCGAGCGGCCACCATCTCGGCCTCGGCGCGCAGCTGGGGGTAGGTCAAGCGCGTGTTGTCTCGTACCCGATCCGTCTCGATGAGCGCGGTGTTGCTGTTGTAGGTCAAGCACGCGTCACGCAGCGCTGCTCCCAGGCAGTCGAGCCGTCGCAGATCGAGCAGGCCGTCGTTTCGTTGACCCTTGCAGCGCATGACCATCTTTACATTCCTTCTTCACATTCCCTGGGGCAGGTAGGGCATGCGGTCCGAGCTCTGCTCGAAGCGCCTCAGCGCCTGCTCGAGCCACGGACCCTGGCACATACGCAGGAAGAGCGCCCTTTCCTGTCGCAATTCCTTTTGCGGCAGCGGCTTGATGAACGCCTTGGCCTCCGACACCGCGCTGCGTTCGAAATGAGTGATCTGGTGGGCCACCTCGCGTGCCACCGCGAGCGCCTGGCCCGGGGCCACCGCCTGGCTGACGAGCCCCAGCTCAGCAGCTCGTTTCGCGTTGATGCTGCGCCCCGTGAGCAGCATGTCACGGATTACGGGATTCGGCAGTGCGCGCTTGAGCCGCGGGATGCCCCCGAAACCCGGAATGATGCCCAGGCGCAGCTCCGGGAAACAGAATCTGGCGCTGCGCTCCGCGATCAGCAGGTCACAGGTCAAGGCAAGCTCGAACCCCCCCCCGAAACACACGCCGTGAACGGCACCCAACGTCACGATAGGCAGGGTGTCCAGTGCGTCCATGACCGCGTGGACCCGATCGATGAAGCGGCGCAGGCCGGCGGAGCGCAGCGCGCGGTTGGCGAGCCTTTGGGCAGCAGTGCGCGCCTCCCTACCCGTCGGATGCGCCCGCATGACCGATGCCAATTCCCTGAGGTCGGCGCCCGCGCAAAAGCCGCGCCGCCGGCTGCTGTGAACGATCAAAGCCCGCACGCCGCGCAAGTCGAGCTCGCGCAAGAAACCCTCCAGCTCTCGCAGCATCTGGCTCCCGATCTCGTTGCAAGGCTCTCGACGCAGCTCGAGCTCGCAGATTCCGCTTCGCGTGGTCCAACGGATCATCGGTACATGCCTTCGATCTGTTCCTGGTAGCGCCTCTCGATCGCCGCGCGCTTGATCTTCTGATTGGCCGTCAACAGCCCGTTGTCGATACTGAAAGGCTCGGGAGCGCGAAAGATCTTGCGGATCCGCTGGTAGTGAGGCAGCGTGGAGTTGACCTGTTGCAGCGCCGAATCGATGGCTTCGTCCTGCGCCGATCCGGTCACTATGGCGGTCAGGAAGGGTCTGCCATGACCGACGACCAGCACCTGTTCGGCGCCCCGAATGGCCCCTGCCAGCTTCGCCTCGATAGGCGCAGGCGCCACGTTGTGGCCGGACTCGGCAACCACGATGTCCTTGATGCGCCCGATGACACGCAGGTTGCCGGTGGCGTCCTGCTCGACCTGGTCGCCCGTGTGCAGCCAACCGTCGCGCAAGATGCCCTTGGTCTCCTCGGGCCGGTTCCAGTAACCTGCGAAGACATTCGGCCCCCGACAGACCAGCTCGCGCTGCTCGCTGATCTTGATTTCGCAGCCTTCGATCGGGTAGCCCACGTACCCGGACTTGACGCGGTCGGTCTCGTCCATGGCCACGATGGCGGTCGTCTCGGTTAGCCCATAGACTTGATAGACGGGAAGGCCGAGCATCCGAAACCACGCCTGCGTTTCCTCTCTCAGGGGCGCGGAGCCGCAGATCAAGAACCGCAGGCTGGGCCCGATAGTCCGCCGGATCTTGGTGAAGATCACCCTGTTGGCCAACTTCAGCAGCACCCGATCGCTGCCGGCGGCCTGCCCCGCGCGCACGCGCGCGTAGGCCAGCTCGCCGCGTTGATAAAGGCTGCGCACCACGCGGCCCCGCTCCTGCAGCTGCTCTTCGACCTTGGCCCGGACCCGTTCGAGCAGCGCAGGCACGTTGAGGTAGTAGTGGGGGTCCGCGCTGCGCAGCTCCTGCACCAGGCGGTCGAGATCCGTGGACAGCGTCAGGCAGTTTGCCCGCATCAGCTGCGTCCACAACATGATTCTCGAACCGCCGAAACAAAAGGGCAAGTAGTGAAACGCCCTGTCCTGCGCGTCTCGCGGCCCGGTGAGCCGATCGAGGGCTGACACGGTACGCTCCAGCATGAAGTCCACATTGGCTCGCGTGAGCATCGCCCCCTTGAACTGGCCGCTCGTGCCGGACGTGTAGACGATCGTTACGCAAGCATCGGCGGACGCCGGTCCAGGCGGCTCGCTCACAGGCTTGCTCGCGAAGACCTCCGGATAGCGGGCTATGGCGCAAGCTTCGGGCCATGCACTGCG
Proteins encoded:
- a CDS encoding long-chain fatty acid--CoA ligase → MVMRCKGQRNDGLLDLRRLDCLGAALRDACLTYNSNTALIETDRVRDNTRLTYPQLRAEAEMVAARLQAAGFSPGDRCAIVMSNQSKWVIAGLGALWAGAVLVPLDYKLTAAEQLALLAHAKPKALITEYPLWRSLAQAGRTPFQGLVITVSEAPAMADLAGAGRWEDKVATDFRYVERGRRDTACIVYSSGTGGTPKGCMLTHDSYLTQAQA
- a CDS encoding enoyl-CoA hydratase/isomerase family protein, coding for MIRWTTRSGICELELRREPCNEIGSQMLRELEGFLRELDLRGVRALIVHSSRRRGFCAGADLRELASVMRAHPTGREARTAAQRLANRALRSAGLRRFIDRVHAVMDALDTLPIVTLGAVHGVCFGGGFELALTCDLLIAERSARFCFPELRLGIIPGFGGIPRLKRALPNPVIRDMLLTGRSINAKRAAELGLVSQAVAPGQALAVAREVAHQITHFERSAVSEAKAFIKPLPQKELRQERALFLRMCQGPWLEQALRRFEQSSDRMPYLPQGM
- a CDS encoding AMP-binding protein; translated protein: MSFIARVFHNLEENAAKTALCEMSATGPLSTSGAGLLDLIGSARTLLRARGIGPTDRVALLGPNSTSWVALDLAIMAEAAVCVPLYARQQGQELAIMLADCAPALLIVADQELERTVRSAWPEACAIARYPEVFASKPVSEPPGPASADACVTIVYTSGTSGQFKGAMLTRANVDFMLERTVSALDRLTGPRDAQDRAFHYLPFCFGGSRIMLWTQLMRANCLTLSTDLDRLVQELRSADPHYYLNVPALLERVRAKVEEQLQERGRVVRSLYQRGELAYARVRAGQAAGSDRVLLKLANRVIFTKIRRTIGPSLRFLICGSAPLREETQAWFRMLGLPVYQVYGLTETTAIVAMDETDRVKSGYVGYPIEGCEIKISEQRELVCRGPNVFAGYWNRPEETKGILRDGWLHTGDQVEQDATGNLRVIGRIKDIVVAESGHNVAPAPIEAKLAGAIRGAEQVLVVGHGRPFLTAIVTGSAQDEAIDSALQQVNSTLPHYQRIRKIFRAPEPFSIDNGLLTANQKIKRAAIERRYQEQIEGMYR